A portion of the Cyanobium sp. PCC 7001 genome contains these proteins:
- a CDS encoding LL-diaminopimelate aminotransferase: MVQVNGNYLKLKAGYLFPEIARRVKAFSEANPEAAIIRLGIGDVTEPLPQACREAMKAAIDAMGTREGFHGYGPEQGYPWLREAIAAHDFQARGCQVSAEEIFISDGSKCDSSNILDILGEGNRIAVTDPVYPVYVDSNVMAGRTGEADATGRYGGLTYLPITAENGFTAQIPSEPVDLIYLCFPNNPTGAVATRAQLQAWVDYARAHGALILFDAAYEAFIQDPELPHSIYEIEGARECAIEFRSFSKNAGFTGTRCALTVVPRGLMGTAADGQQVELWTLWNRRQSTKFNGVSYIVQRGAEAVYSPEGQAQVRGLINFYMENAAIIRRELSAAGLQVYGGEQAPYVWLKTPAGMDSWAFFDHLLQKAHVVGTPGSGFGAAGEGYFRLSAFNSRANVEEAMGRIRGL, from the coding sequence GTGGTGCAGGTCAACGGCAACTACCTCAAGCTCAAGGCGGGCTATCTGTTCCCTGAGATCGCCCGGCGGGTGAAGGCCTTCAGCGAGGCCAACCCCGAGGCCGCGATCATCCGGCTGGGCATCGGCGATGTGACCGAGCCGCTCCCCCAGGCCTGCCGGGAAGCGATGAAGGCCGCCATCGACGCGATGGGCACCCGCGAGGGCTTCCACGGTTACGGCCCGGAGCAGGGCTACCCGTGGCTGCGGGAGGCGATCGCCGCCCACGACTTCCAGGCCCGGGGATGCCAGGTGAGTGCCGAGGAGATCTTCATCTCCGACGGCTCCAAGTGCGACAGCAGCAACATCCTCGACATCCTGGGCGAGGGCAACCGCATCGCCGTCACCGACCCGGTGTACCCGGTGTACGTGGACAGCAATGTGATGGCGGGCCGCACCGGTGAGGCCGATGCCACCGGCCGCTACGGCGGGCTCACCTACCTGCCGATCACGGCCGAGAACGGCTTCACGGCCCAGATCCCCAGCGAACCGGTGGATCTGATCTATCTGTGCTTCCCCAACAACCCCACCGGGGCGGTGGCCACCAGGGCCCAGCTCCAGGCCTGGGTGGATTACGCCCGCGCCCACGGGGCCCTGATCCTGTTCGATGCCGCCTACGAGGCCTTCATCCAGGATCCGGAGCTGCCCCACTCGATCTACGAGATCGAGGGGGCCCGGGAGTGCGCGATCGAGTTCCGCTCCTTCTCCAAGAACGCGGGCTTCACCGGCACCCGCTGTGCCCTCACCGTGGTGCCGCGGGGGCTGATGGGGACAGCAGCCGACGGCCAGCAGGTGGAGTTGTGGACCCTGTGGAACCGGCGCCAGAGCACCAAGTTCAACGGCGTGAGCTACATCGTGCAGCGGGGCGCCGAAGCGGTGTATTCGCCGGAAGGCCAGGCCCAGGTGCGGGGGCTGATCAACTTCTACATGGAGAACGCCGCCATCATCCGCCGCGAGCTCAGTGCCGCCGGCCTGCAGGTGTATGGCGGCGAGCAGGCTCCCTACGTGTGGCTGAAGACCCCTGCCGGCATGGACTCCTGGGCCTTCTTCGACCACCTGCTGCAGAAGGCCCACGTGGTGGGCACCCCGGGCAGCGGCTTCGGTGCTGCCGGGGAGGGCTACTTCCGGCTCTCGGCTTTCAACAGTCGCGCCAACGTGGAGGAGGCCATGGGGCGCATCCGAGGGCTCTGA
- the clpS gene encoding ATP-dependent Clp protease adapter ClpS, whose translation MTTVPQATQTPSRESGAAVMEKAPERVRKPSPRYKVLLHNDPVNSMEYVVTTLRQVVPSLSEQDAIAVMLEAHNTGVGLVIVCDLEPAEFYCETLKAKGLTSTLEPDD comes from the coding sequence ATGACCACAGTGCCGCAGGCCACCCAGACCCCCAGCCGTGAGAGCGGCGCGGCGGTGATGGAGAAGGCGCCCGAGCGGGTGCGCAAACCCTCCCCCCGCTACAAGGTGCTGCTCCACAACGACCCGGTGAACTCCATGGAGTACGTGGTCACCACCCTGCGCCAGGTGGTGCCCTCCCTCAGCGAACAGGATGCGATCGCCGTGATGCTGGAGGCCCACAACACCGGCGTGGGCCTGGTGATCGTATGCGATCTGGAGCCGGCGGAGTTCTACTGCGAAACCCTCAAGGCCAAGGGCCTCACCAGCACCTTGGAGCCGGACGACTGA
- a CDS encoding CPBP family intramembrane glutamic endopeptidase: MPALYGTGWLLARPLSLVWPTLRPDQVDLAGLAAAMLLLVIALPWRVRRVWGQEHPWRHLGIAVPFAAGLRAALHGLQAALLLITLVTLGLLVSGQAVWVGELNGAKLFNGLALGLGVGVAEELLFRGWLWGELALQLPARSALLLQATIFALIHPWYRLPGLEAVGQLGGLILLGLVLACQRRADRDCLWGAVALHGGLVGGWFLTQHGLLTIAPDALTWWVGPGGGDINPTGGLLGWAALGLQLWAQRRWWSRPSLQAAYRQGSGPG; this comes from the coding sequence GTGCCCGCGCTCTATGGCACAGGATGGCTCCTGGCCAGGCCGCTGTCCCTGGTCTGGCCGACCCTGCGGCCCGATCAGGTGGACCTGGCCGGACTCGCTGCCGCGATGCTCCTGCTGGTGATCGCGCTGCCATGGCGAGTGCGGCGGGTATGGGGCCAGGAGCATCCTTGGCGGCACCTGGGAATCGCCGTCCCCTTCGCCGCGGGGCTGCGGGCAGCGCTGCACGGGCTGCAGGCGGCGCTCCTGCTGATCACCCTGGTGACTCTGGGCCTGCTGGTGAGCGGGCAGGCCGTCTGGGTGGGGGAGCTCAACGGGGCGAAGCTGTTCAACGGCTTGGCGCTGGGCCTTGGGGTGGGAGTTGCCGAAGAACTGCTGTTTCGGGGCTGGCTCTGGGGTGAATTGGCGCTGCAGCTCCCGGCGCGCTCAGCGTTGCTGCTCCAGGCCACCATCTTCGCCCTGATCCATCCCTGGTATCGGCTGCCGGGGCTGGAAGCCGTGGGCCAACTGGGGGGGCTGATCCTCCTGGGCCTGGTGCTGGCCTGCCAGCGCCGTGCCGATCGCGACTGCCTGTGGGGCGCCGTGGCGCTCCATGGCGGCCTGGTGGGGGGATGGTTCCTCACGCAGCATGGCCTGCTGACCATCGCACCTGACGCATTGACCTGGTGGGTCGGCCCCGGTGGAGGCGACATCAACCCGACTGGGGGACTGCTGGGCTGGGCAGCGCTGGGACTGCAGCTGTGGGCTCAGCGGCGCTGGTGGAGCCGACCCAGCCTGCAGGCGGCCTACCGGCAGGGGAGTGGCCCAGGCTGA
- a CDS encoding T3SS effector HopA1 family protein → MPFRLESGNVFRYLVGRGLCAEDDQLTATDQLVGKNANLLVEVETFSSQGKTKNRFIVKQAPLKADGSPKEDFGEEWQIYQLLCRQGPLPPRAILPEGIAYDAASSILIHRYLDPYEDLGDFYTDTRQFPLKIATSLGIALASLHASTFEQDAFRQQLTSDLATESIPADQQPDFRSSLEDLTPDIFTHVSQDALKFYRLYQRSRDLSEALRSLEADHRACCLIHNDLRFHNVLLHQDWRTWQAQVLPTSTLGLQLCDGQGVVRIIDWEQCLWGDPALDVGALVAEYLRIWLKSLMLSRDIDLAVALRLASVPLEQLQPSLYTFLQAYLAQFPKILAAFPDFTERVTRFAGLGLIGSIQDRIYYREPFGNIEIAMLQVARSLLCDPATSLATVFGHRTISPASFDPLVIRSEPDIPALSGPLHPSSQEPHEPTQTCPAEQTSPADEWTAHDSQETAVADLINNIRVEPLLIAHPHYAPLNLVDGAPIPMAGPVETLLDSLPAEQRETYVLHQLRNYLYDIYFSGDRARRWPDHAPARAMVNNTVAGLDVDFVDRIKAANSGSGFIDHGWTVTRVGGRGAQIEKDGLHLWIDPDVDLSLAMVLAGHARPEASVPPTLSEGANVGVHMPNACLAGERYIAIGNAGGPAADQPHALWFFHIDAEGALLLMKIFTSDLNRSAVPFRLSILTDPQAYHRYDAARLELGCRHYAHARTILETSYPQLRSHLNNPVPLFSKTLGLGIGLGESEGDGDDFGLRRCQIVARALLASTADAEQRLAAIQQHFKQNGLNWRQPHRTASSQLDDGFVLDNQPLQEATATP, encoded by the coding sequence ATGCCGTTTCGCCTCGAATCTGGCAATGTGTTCAGATACTTGGTCGGACGCGGGTTATGCGCTGAGGACGACCAGCTCACGGCGACCGATCAGCTGGTGGGCAAGAACGCCAACCTACTGGTTGAAGTTGAAACGTTCAGCTCCCAGGGGAAGACGAAGAACCGCTTCATCGTGAAGCAGGCTCCCTTGAAGGCAGACGGAAGCCCCAAGGAAGACTTTGGTGAGGAGTGGCAGATCTATCAACTGCTTTGCCGTCAAGGCCCGCTGCCCCCACGGGCCATCCTGCCCGAGGGAATTGCCTATGACGCAGCCAGCTCCATTCTCATCCATCGCTATCTGGACCCTTACGAGGATCTCGGCGATTTCTATACCGACACCAGGCAGTTCCCTCTCAAGATTGCAACGTCACTGGGGATAGCGCTGGCCAGCCTGCACGCATCCACCTTTGAGCAGGATGCCTTTCGGCAGCAGCTGACGTCGGATCTGGCCACTGAGTCGATCCCTGCGGATCAGCAGCCGGATTTTCGGAGTTCCCTGGAAGACCTGACCCCAGACATCTTCACCCACGTATCTCAGGATGCCCTGAAGTTCTACAGACTTTACCAGCGATCACGGGACCTGTCGGAGGCCCTGCGATCGCTGGAGGCAGACCACAGAGCGTGTTGCCTGATTCATAATGATCTGCGCTTCCACAATGTGCTGCTGCATCAGGATTGGCGCACCTGGCAGGCACAGGTGCTACCCACATCAACGCTGGGCCTCCAGCTCTGCGATGGCCAGGGCGTCGTGCGGATCATTGACTGGGAGCAATGCCTGTGGGGCGATCCCGCACTGGACGTGGGTGCACTGGTTGCCGAGTACCTGCGCATCTGGTTGAAGAGTCTGATGCTCAGCCGGGACATCGATCTTGCGGTTGCCCTGAGACTGGCGTCGGTGCCCCTGGAACAACTGCAACCCTCCCTCTACACCTTCCTCCAAGCCTATCTGGCCCAGTTCCCGAAAATCCTGGCAGCCTTTCCAGATTTTACCGAGAGGGTGACAAGGTTTGCAGGGTTGGGGCTGATTGGCTCGATTCAAGATCGCATCTATTACCGAGAGCCCTTTGGCAACATTGAGATTGCCATGCTGCAAGTAGCCAGGTCGCTGTTGTGCGACCCTGCCACCTCACTGGCGACCGTGTTTGGGCACAGGACGATCAGTCCCGCCAGCTTTGATCCCTTGGTCATCCGTTCCGAGCCTGACATCCCAGCCCTCTCAGGCCCCTTACACCCCTCAAGCCAGGAGCCCCATGAACCGACGCAGACCTGCCCAGCAGAGCAGACCAGCCCAGCAGATGAGTGGACAGCGCATGATTCACAGGAAACCGCCGTTGCCGATCTGATCAATAACATCCGCGTCGAACCTCTACTGATCGCCCATCCCCACTACGCACCTCTTAACCTCGTTGACGGAGCCCCCATCCCCATGGCAGGGCCCGTGGAGACTCTGCTGGACTCCCTCCCCGCCGAACAGAGGGAGACCTATGTGCTGCACCAGCTCAGGAACTATCTGTACGACATCTATTTCAGTGGTGATCGGGCCAGGCGCTGGCCCGATCATGCCCCCGCCAGGGCCATGGTCAACAACACGGTTGCGGGATTGGATGTTGATTTCGTCGATCGGATCAAGGCCGCCAACAGCGGCAGCGGCTTCATCGATCACGGCTGGACCGTGACCCGCGTGGGGGGCAGGGGCGCCCAGATCGAAAAGGATGGCCTCCATCTCTGGATCGACCCAGACGTGGATCTGTCCCTAGCCATGGTTCTGGCAGGCCACGCGCGCCCGGAGGCGTCGGTACCGCCAACCCTGAGCGAGGGCGCAAACGTGGGCGTACACATGCCCAATGCCTGCCTGGCAGGGGAACGCTACATCGCCATTGGCAATGCAGGGGGACCGGCGGCCGATCAGCCCCATGCCCTCTGGTTCTTCCACATCGATGCTGAGGGTGCGCTCCTGCTGATGAAGATCTTCACCTCAGATCTCAATCGCTCAGCTGTACCTTTCCGACTCAGCATCCTGACGGATCCGCAGGCCTACCACCGCTACGATGCAGCCAGGCTGGAGCTGGGGTGCCGCCACTACGCCCATGCCCGCACCATCCTGGAAACGAGCTATCCGCAGCTTCGATCCCATCTGAACAACCCGGTTCCGCTGTTCAGCAAGACTCTGGGTCTTGGCATCGGTTTAGGGGAGTCCGAAGGCGATGGCGACGACTTCGGCTTGCGCCGCTGCCAGATCGTGGCCCGGGCGCTGCTCGCATCAACGGCTGATGCCGAACAGCGGCTTGCGGCGATTCAGCAGCACTTCAAGCAGAACGGCCTCAACTGGCGGCAGCCGCATCGCACCGCTTCTTCGCAGCTGGATGATGGGTTCGTGCTCGACAATCAGCCCCTGCAGGAAGCCACGGCAACGCCATGA
- a CDS encoding HlyD family secretion protein, translated as MRFAGGFLLGSFLSGVALMAIWPYRVVVRASGSVRPGGETSLVHAPRDGRVGEIRIQPNQVVEQGQVIAVLDPADLEGQQLRLQQDQAALESQLTAQLQEDRAVLAAAKLEVDKARATLALATSESQRYSQLMESGAASREQMEEKAASLSVARSNLAKSLREVEQQRHRGESAEARLAQQLAQNRAEQAQLARDLGRTLVRAPVGGVVFTVALRNPLQVVVAGQELARIAPKGSELLVKVLVSSEDIANVKAGQRADLRLAGCPFPDFGTLRAEVLSVAPDAFVSAGVADPGGMPAPSGSGNVGVGASGYEVTLRPESRELRSRSRSCALRLGMDLTADITTRVETVHQFLLRRTRLILGF; from the coding sequence GTGCGCTTTGCGGGGGGCTTCCTGCTGGGCAGTTTTCTCTCCGGTGTGGCGTTGATGGCCATCTGGCCCTATCGCGTCGTCGTGAGGGCATCGGGTTCGGTGCGGCCCGGTGGCGAGACCAGCCTGGTGCACGCGCCGCGTGACGGAAGGGTCGGCGAGATTCGGATCCAGCCCAACCAGGTGGTGGAGCAGGGGCAGGTGATCGCGGTGCTCGATCCCGCTGATCTGGAGGGCCAGCAGTTGCGATTGCAGCAGGACCAGGCAGCGCTGGAGAGCCAGCTGACCGCCCAGCTCCAGGAGGACCGTGCGGTCCTGGCAGCGGCGAAACTTGAGGTCGACAAGGCGAGGGCCACCCTGGCCCTGGCCACCTCGGAATCCCAGCGCTACAGCCAGTTGATGGAGAGTGGAGCCGCCTCCCGTGAACAGATGGAGGAAAAGGCCGCGAGTCTGAGCGTGGCACGCTCGAACTTGGCCAAGTCCCTGCGGGAGGTGGAGCAGCAGCGGCACCGCGGAGAGAGCGCCGAGGCCCGGCTGGCGCAGCAACTGGCCCAGAACCGCGCCGAGCAGGCCCAACTGGCCAGGGATCTGGGTCGCACCCTGGTCAGGGCGCCCGTGGGTGGCGTGGTTTTTACGGTCGCCCTGCGCAACCCCCTTCAGGTGGTGGTCGCCGGCCAGGAGCTGGCACGGATTGCTCCGAAGGGCAGCGAGTTGCTGGTCAAGGTGCTGGTGTCCTCCGAGGACATCGCCAACGTGAAGGCGGGCCAGCGGGCCGATCTGCGTCTGGCCGGCTGTCCATTCCCGGATTTCGGCACGCTCCGGGCCGAGGTGCTCTCCGTGGCTCCTGACGCCTTCGTGTCTGCTGGGGTAGCCGATCCCGGCGGCATGCCTGCACCTTCGGGGTCGGGCAACGTCGGGGTGGGGGCCAGCGGCTATGAGGTGACCCTGCGTCCCGAGAGCCGTGAACTGCGCTCACGATCGCGAAGCTGCGCCTTGCGATTGGGGATGGACCTCACGGCTGACATCACCACGCGGGTGGAAACCGTTCATCAGTTCCTGCTGCGCCGAACCCGGCTCATCCTTGGTTTCTGA
- a CDS encoding ATP-binding cassette domain-containing protein — translation MHYWPYGLQDISLECLRRQVVLVPQEAKFFNRTVFDNFRFADPDVSFDQVVAACERALADEFIRELPDGYQTVLGEFGTNLSGGQRQHLAIARALVSYPPVLILDESTAALDPVLERRLLETLLQDRRGLTTLMISHRPSVIGRCDWVAYLEGGKVISQGRPQDLRNDDSLAPYLLTA, via the coding sequence ATCCACTATTGGCCCTATGGCCTGCAGGACATCTCTCTGGAGTGTCTACGCCGACAGGTGGTGTTGGTGCCCCAAGAGGCCAAGTTCTTCAATCGCACGGTCTTCGATAACTTTCGCTTTGCTGATCCCGATGTCAGCTTCGATCAGGTCGTGGCGGCGTGTGAACGGGCCCTCGCCGACGAGTTCATCCGTGAACTGCCTGATGGCTATCAGACGGTGCTGGGTGAATTCGGCACGAATCTTTCAGGCGGTCAGCGCCAGCATTTGGCGATCGCCCGTGCCCTGGTCTCCTACCCGCCGGTCCTGATCCTGGATGAGTCGACGGCTGCCCTGGATCCCGTGCTTGAGCGCCGGCTTCTCGAAACTTTGCTTCAGGACCGTCGTGGTCTGACCACGCTGATGATCAGCCATCGGCCCAGTGTCATTGGTCGCTGTGATTGGGTGGCCTACCTCGAAGGCGGCAAGGTGATCTCCCAGGGCAGACCCCAGGATCTGCGCAACGACGACAGTCTGGCCCCCTATCTGTTGACGGCATGA
- a CDS encoding ABC transporter transmembrane domain-containing protein, whose product MVLEYGHRLLQLPMTYFDSHRSREVVSRIGDISRINALISDLVLGIPSDLFIACVSLAVMLIYSPPLTAVSLLAFGILIGTGLLFVPARYDTNRRVVVESAENQGYLVEIFRGAQVLKTTEAAPQAWDEYQRNFGSVAHLRWRALQLGLISDTSTRLLSRVTTLVLLWYDSSFVIDGQLSIGQLLAFSGMSGNVLTFLESLDDFTDDYLTSTVVIRRLSEVLEGSVEDLHAMDKSRVAVPPSCDLHCRNLTFHHAGRLDLLSELTLTFPGGCCTALIGESDCVISTLVKLLAGLYHSREWLHPLLALWPAGHLSGVSTPTGGVGAPRGQVLQSHGLR is encoded by the coding sequence ATGGTGCTGGAGTATGGCCACCGTCTGCTGCAGTTGCCGATGACCTATTTCGATAGTCATCGCAGCCGTGAGGTGGTCAGCCGCATTGGAGATATCAGCAGGATCAATGCCCTGATCAGCGATCTGGTTCTCGGCATCCCCAGTGACCTGTTCATTGCCTGTGTCTCGCTGGCGGTGATGCTCATCTACAGCCCACCCCTCACGGCTGTGTCGCTGCTGGCCTTCGGCATCCTGATCGGAACGGGTCTGTTGTTCGTGCCAGCTCGTTATGACACAAACCGTCGCGTGGTTGTGGAGTCTGCCGAGAACCAGGGTTATTTGGTGGAGATCTTCCGTGGTGCTCAGGTTCTCAAGACCACCGAGGCCGCACCCCAGGCATGGGATGAGTACCAGCGTAACTTCGGCAGCGTGGCCCACCTCCGCTGGCGTGCACTGCAGCTCGGCTTGATCAGCGACACCTCCACACGGCTGTTGTCACGGGTGACAACCCTTGTACTGCTCTGGTATGACAGCAGCTTCGTGATAGATGGTCAGCTCTCCATCGGCCAACTGCTCGCCTTCAGTGGTATGAGCGGCAACGTACTGACATTTCTTGAGTCTCTCGACGATTTCACCGATGACTATCTCACTTCCACTGTGGTGATCCGGCGCCTGTCTGAAGTGCTGGAGGGGAGTGTCGAGGATCTGCATGCGATGGACAAGTCAAGGGTGGCAGTGCCGCCCTCCTGCGATCTCCACTGCCGGAATCTCACCTTCCATCATGCAGGTCGGTTGGATCTGCTCAGTGAGTTGACGCTGACTTTCCCGGGAGGATGCTGCACTGCCTTGATCGGTGAATCCGATTGCGTGATAAGCACCTTGGTGAAGCTCCTGGCGGGTCTCTACCACTCCCGAGAGTGGCTCCATCCACTATTGGCCCTATGGCCTGCAGGACATCTCTCTGGAGTGTCTACGCCGACAGGTGGTGTTGGTGCCCCAAGAGGCCAAGTTCTTCAATCGCACGGTCTTCGATAA
- a CDS encoding photosystem II high light acclimation radical SAM protein produces the protein MNHAAVASPTDPRVLLVRLPCNPIFPIGPIYLADHLHKQFPGMPQRILDLAAVPLLDVERSLALEVEAFQPTLLVFSWRDIQIYAPVDGRSGNPLQHSFEVFYARNPLKRLRGALGGLGLMRSFYGELWRNLRLVRQGVRRARRHHPEARAVIGGGAVSVFYEQLGRRLPRGTVVSVGEGEPLLEKLIRGESIEAERCFLAGDTPRPGLIHEQPGGMEKTACNYDYIAEIWPQLDWYLDGGDFYVGVQTKRGCPHNCCYCVYTVVEGKAVRVNPVQEVIAEMRQLYARGVRGFWFTDAQFIPARRYIEDAKELLRAIQAEGWTDIRWAAYIRADNLDAELAELMVATGMSYFEIGITSGSQELVRKMRMGYNLRTVLENCRLLARAGFREQVSVNYSFNVIDERPDTIRQTVAYHRALEQIFGADKVEPAIFFIGLQPHTHLEQYGFEQGMIKPGYNPMSMMPWAARKTLWNPEPMGSTFGRICLEAFDRNPGDFGRTVMDLLERDYGAAPLPQALHAPVLGHRPMASARR, from the coding sequence ATGAACCACGCGGCCGTGGCATCCCCCACCGACCCACGGGTGCTGCTCGTGCGGCTCCCCTGCAATCCCATCTTTCCGATCGGCCCCATCTACCTGGCCGATCACCTGCACAAGCAGTTCCCCGGGATGCCCCAGCGCATCCTCGATCTCGCCGCCGTGCCCCTGCTGGATGTGGAGCGGAGCCTGGCCCTGGAGGTGGAGGCGTTCCAGCCCACCCTGCTGGTGTTCTCCTGGCGCGACATTCAGATCTATGCCCCCGTGGACGGGCGCAGCGGCAACCCCCTGCAGCATTCCTTCGAGGTGTTCTATGCCCGCAATCCCCTGAAGCGGCTGCGGGGAGCTTTGGGAGGGCTGGGACTGATGCGTTCCTTCTACGGGGAGCTCTGGCGCAACCTCAGGCTGGTGCGGCAGGGGGTGCGCAGGGCCCGGCGCCACCATCCCGAGGCCAGGGCGGTGATCGGTGGCGGCGCCGTGAGCGTGTTCTACGAGCAGCTCGGCCGCAGGCTGCCCCGCGGCACGGTGGTGTCGGTGGGGGAGGGGGAACCACTGCTCGAGAAGCTGATCCGCGGCGAATCGATCGAGGCCGAGCGCTGCTTCCTGGCCGGTGACACGCCCCGCCCGGGCCTGATCCACGAGCAGCCCGGCGGCATGGAGAAAACCGCTTGCAACTACGACTACATCGCCGAAATCTGGCCCCAGCTCGACTGGTATCTCGACGGGGGTGATTTCTACGTGGGCGTGCAGACCAAGCGCGGCTGCCCCCACAACTGCTGCTACTGCGTCTACACCGTGGTGGAGGGCAAGGCCGTGCGGGTGAATCCCGTGCAGGAGGTGATCGCGGAGATGCGGCAGCTCTACGCGCGGGGCGTGCGGGGCTTCTGGTTCACCGATGCCCAGTTCATTCCGGCCCGCCGCTACATCGAGGATGCCAAGGAGCTGCTGCGGGCGATCCAGGCCGAGGGCTGGACGGACATCCGCTGGGCGGCCTACATCCGGGCCGACAATCTCGATGCCGAGCTGGCCGAGCTGATGGTGGCCACGGGCATGAGCTATTTCGAGATCGGCATCACCTCCGGCAGCCAGGAGCTCGTGCGCAAGATGCGCATGGGCTACAACCTGCGCACGGTGCTGGAGAACTGCCGCCTGCTGGCCAGGGCCGGATTCCGGGAGCAGGTGTCGGTGAACTACTCCTTCAACGTGATCGACGAGCGGCCCGACACCATCCGCCAGACCGTGGCCTACCACCGCGCTCTCGAGCAGATCTTCGGCGCCGACAAGGTGGAACCGGCCATCTTCTTCATCGGCCTGCAGCCCCACACCCACCTGGAGCAGTACGGCTTCGAGCAGGGGATGATCAAGCCGGGCTACAACCCGATGAGCATGATGCCCTGGGCAGCCCGCAAGACCCTCTGGAACCCCGAACCGATGGGCAGCACCTTCGGGCGGATCTGCCTGGAAGCCTTTGATCGCAATCCCGGAGATTTCGGCCGCACGGTGATGGACCTGCTGGAACGGGATTACGGCGCAGCCCCGCTGCCGCAGGCGCTGCACGCCCCGGTTCTGGGGCACCGGCCGATGGCCAGCGCCAGACGTTGA
- the cofG gene encoding 7,8-didemethyl-8-hydroxy-5-deazariboflavin synthase subunit CofG, with amino-acid sequence MSPRARVVTWSPSVTLVPTRSCFNRCGYCSFRDPIDPRAPLAGLLAPELALGLLDSRPGAAEVLLLSGEVAPGSPRRPTWFAALLGLSRLALHAGRLPHTNAGPLSDREMAALGRLNPSMGLMLEGLGPAYEALHRQAPSKRLEVRLGQLEQAGRLGIPFTTGLLLGVGETRADQREALELLALLHRTWGHIQEVILQPFRPGGEAAAPLAPAEALPLLDLIAEARQILPAEVHLQLPPNLWPRDLLLDAIAAGIDDLGGLDTEDVINPAYPQPGPAALAELLGTAGWELRPRLCVHPRWIPWLPMTLRAAAEAAAQRLSPDG; translated from the coding sequence ATGAGTCCACGCGCGCGGGTGGTCACCTGGAGTCCGAGCGTCACCCTGGTGCCGACGCGGAGCTGCTTCAACCGTTGTGGGTATTGCAGCTTCCGCGACCCCATCGATCCCCGGGCTCCCCTGGCCGGCCTGCTTGCTCCCGAGCTGGCTCTTGGACTGCTGGACAGCCGGCCGGGGGCGGCCGAAGTGCTGCTGCTCAGCGGCGAGGTGGCCCCCGGCTCCCCCCGTCGCCCCACTTGGTTCGCCGCGCTCCTGGGCCTCAGCCGGCTGGCCCTGCACGCGGGCCGCCTGCCGCACACCAACGCCGGCCCCCTCTCAGACCGCGAGATGGCCGCCCTTGGCCGGCTCAACCCCTCGATGGGGCTGATGCTGGAGGGGCTGGGCCCGGCCTACGAGGCCCTGCACCGCCAGGCCCCCAGCAAGCGCCTGGAGGTACGGCTTGGGCAGCTGGAGCAGGCCGGCCGCCTGGGCATCCCCTTCACCACCGGGCTGCTCCTGGGGGTGGGGGAAACCCGCGCGGACCAGCGCGAAGCCCTCGAGCTGCTGGCGCTGTTGCACCGCACCTGGGGTCACATCCAGGAAGTGATCCTGCAGCCGTTCCGTCCAGGCGGGGAGGCGGCGGCACCCCTGGCTCCCGCCGAAGCCCTACCCCTGCTCGACCTGATCGCCGAGGCCAGGCAGATCCTTCCGGCGGAGGTGCATCTGCAGCTGCCTCCCAACCTCTGGCCCCGGGACCTGCTGCTCGACGCCATCGCCGCGGGGATCGACGATCTGGGCGGTCTGGACACGGAGGACGTGATCAATCCCGCCTACCCCCAGCCCGGCCCGGCTGCTCTCGCGGAGCTGCTGGGGACAGCCGGCTGGGAGCTCCGCCCGCGCCTCTGCGTGCACCCGCGCTGGATCCCCTGGCTGCCGATGACCCTGCGGGCCGCGGCGGAAGCCGCAGCCCAGCGGCTCTCGCCGGATGGTTAG